From the Desulfuromonadaceae bacterium genome, one window contains:
- a CDS encoding HyaD/HybD family hydrogenase maturation endopeptidase codes for MSILVLGLGNMLMNDDALGVKIVQVLQSDYRFPPQVKVIDGGTLGLDLLPMLEGIDRLLIIDALEIGAHPGTILRVTGDEVPRVFASKLSIHQMGVQDLLTVAELQGYLPRELVVWGVQPGSIEMEMALTPEVSRALPQVIAAVIDELTRWGAPPELAA; via the coding sequence ATGAGCATTCTCGTTCTGGGTCTTGGCAACATGCTGATGAACGACGATGCGCTCGGAGTAAAAATTGTCCAGGTATTGCAGAGCGATTATCGCTTCCCGCCGCAGGTTAAAGTGATTGATGGCGGAACTCTCGGTCTCGATCTGCTCCCGATGCTCGAAGGAATCGATCGCTTGCTGATCATCGACGCACTGGAAATCGGTGCCCATCCGGGAACGATCCTCCGCGTTACCGGGGACGAAGTGCCCCGTGTTTTTGCCAGCAAACTGTCGATCCACCAGATGGGGGTGCAGGATCTGCTGACGGTAGCAGAATTGCAGGGCTACTTGCCACGCGAGCTGGTGGTCTGGGGCGTACAGCCGGGTTCGATCGAGATGGAGATGGCCCTTACCCCTGAAGTGTCGAGGGCGCTACCGCAGGTGATTGCTGCGGTGATCGATGAGTTGACCAGATGGGGGGCGCCACCGGAACTGGCGGCTTGA
- a CDS encoding rubrerythrin family protein: MADLKETRTEANLLEAFAGESQANRRYLAFASKAEQEGHRQVAKLFRAAAAAETIHALAHLRVVGGVGETADNLREAIAGETHEFTAMYPEMIAVAVEENIAMAKRSFELANTVEKIHAELYQQALAKLGNNPEVDYYVCKVCGNTLEGAPGGACEICGAGVNAFQLIE; encoded by the coding sequence ATGGCTGACTTGAAAGAAACCAGGACTGAAGCAAATCTGCTTGAGGCGTTTGCCGGAGAATCGCAGGCCAATCGTCGTTATCTGGCGTTTGCCAGCAAAGCAGAGCAGGAAGGTCATAGGCAAGTTGCGAAGTTATTCCGTGCCGCGGCGGCGGCGGAAACGATCCATGCTCTCGCTCACCTGCGCGTGGTCGGTGGGGTGGGTGAGACTGCCGACAACCTGCGCGAAGCGATTGCGGGCGAGACCCATGAGTTTACAGCGATGTACCCGGAAATGATTGCCGTTGCCGTAGAAGAAAATATCGCCATGGCGAAGCGCAGTTTCGAATTGGCCAACACGGTGGAAAAAATCCACGCGGAGCTTTATCAGCAGGCGCTGGCGAAGCTCGGCAACAACCCGGAAGTCGATTACTACGTCTGCAAGGTTTGCGGGAACACGCTGGAAGGGGCCCCCGGGGGCGCCTGCGAGATATGTGGTGCCGGAGTCAACGCTTTCCAGCTGATCGAATAA
- the mtnA gene encoding S-methyl-5-thioribose-1-phosphate isomerase, protein MTIKPILYADGVLKMIDQRLLPTEEVWLEYTDYRAVAEAIVTMVVRGAPAIGVAAAYGAAFGARDIQATDGADFIRQFEAVCEHLAATRPTAVNLFWALKRMKSFAAANASAGQPVENLKIGLEYEALAINDEDIRINLAMGRHGAPLIPDGARVLTHCNAGALATAGFGTALGVIRAAVAAGKKVSVVADETRPFLQGARLTAWELSRDGIDTTLICDNMAGYLMSKGEIDCVIVGADRIAANGDVANKIGTYTVAILAKEHNIPFYVAAPLSTIDLELSDGSLIPIEERDTREVTHIGDKQLAPDNISVRNPAFDVTPARLVTAIITERGALLGNYSEDLRRIKAGA, encoded by the coding sequence GTGACGATCAAACCGATCCTTTATGCCGATGGCGTCCTCAAGATGATCGACCAGCGCCTGCTGCCGACCGAGGAAGTGTGGCTCGAATATACCGACTATCGCGCCGTTGCCGAGGCGATTGTGACGATGGTGGTGCGTGGCGCTCCGGCGATCGGGGTGGCCGCTGCCTACGGTGCGGCGTTCGGGGCGCGCGATATTCAGGCGACTGACGGTGCTGATTTCATCCGCCAGTTCGAAGCGGTCTGTGAGCATCTCGCCGCCACCCGCCCGACTGCGGTTAATCTCTTTTGGGCGCTGAAGCGCATGAAGTCGTTTGCCGCCGCCAATGCCAGCGCCGGGCAACCGGTGGAAAATCTCAAGATCGGCCTCGAATATGAGGCGCTGGCGATTAATGACGAAGATATCCGCATCAATCTGGCGATGGGACGTCACGGCGCGCCGCTGATCCCCGACGGGGCACGGGTGCTGACCCATTGTAACGCCGGGGCGCTGGCCACCGCCGGGTTCGGAACCGCCCTCGGGGTGATTCGGGCCGCCGTCGCGGCGGGAAAAAAGGTCTCGGTAGTGGCGGATGAAACCCGTCCGTTTCTGCAAGGGGCGCGCTTGACCGCCTGGGAACTCTCCCGTGACGGCATCGACACCACCCTGATTTGCGACAACATGGCCGGTTATCTGATGAGCAAGGGGGAGATCGACTGCGTCATCGTCGGGGCCGACCGCATCGCCGCCAATGGCGATGTCGCCAACAAGATCGGCACCTACACGGTGGCGATTCTCGCCAAAGAACACAACATTCCGTTCTACGTCGCCGCACCCCTCTCAACGATCGATCTGGAGCTGAGTGACGGTTCGCTGATTCCGATTGAGGAACGTGATACCCGCGAGGTCACGCATATCGGTGACAAGCAGTTGGCACCGGACAACATCAGCGTGCGCAATCCGGCCTTCGATGTGACCCCGGCCCGACTGGTCACTGCGATCATCACCGAGCGCGGCGCGTTGCTGGGCAATTACAGCGAGGACCTGCGGCGTATCAAGGCCGGAGCCTGA
- a CDS encoding complex I NDUFA9 subunit family protein: MNVFVTGGTGFVGREVVTQLLAAGHDVRCLVRRKAGSGLSEDKRITLVGGDVTDSATLADALLGCDAVINLVGIIREFPRRGITFTRLHTEATRNLVMAAESQQVSRFIQMSANGTRPDARSAYHQTKWLAEEAVRGAALQWTIFRPSLIFGRDDQFVNLLAGFLRQSPLLPIIGSGEYRLTPVAVSDIAAAFVRALTTPESIGQLYHCGGPATFTYNEIVDLVAAALGKSVWKIHLPPALLRPVVALLEDFPQFPLTRTQMLMLLEGNECDPTAWRSAFALQLTPFGTGICDYLTA; the protein is encoded by the coding sequence ATGAATGTTTTTGTGACTGGTGGAACAGGTTTTGTCGGCCGCGAAGTTGTCACGCAACTGCTTGCGGCCGGACATGATGTGCGTTGCCTGGTGCGCCGCAAGGCGGGGAGCGGGCTGTCCGAGGACAAGCGGATAACCCTCGTCGGTGGAGACGTAACCGACAGTGCGACGCTGGCGGACGCCTTGCTCGGGTGTGATGCAGTGATTAATCTGGTCGGCATTATTCGCGAGTTTCCGAGGCGGGGAATCACTTTTACACGGCTACATACCGAAGCGACCCGCAATCTGGTGATGGCTGCCGAGAGTCAGCAGGTGTCGCGTTTCATCCAGATGAGTGCCAACGGAACACGGCCCGACGCGCGCAGCGCCTATCATCAGACGAAATGGCTTGCCGAAGAGGCGGTGCGGGGGGCGGCACTGCAATGGACCATTTTCCGGCCGTCGTTGATCTTTGGTCGCGATGACCAGTTTGTCAACCTGCTCGCCGGATTTTTGCGCCAATCTCCGCTGTTGCCGATCATTGGCAGTGGTGAATATCGTCTTACCCCGGTTGCGGTGAGTGACATTGCCGCAGCTTTTGTCCGCGCGCTGACCACGCCGGAGAGTATCGGTCAGCTGTATCATTGTGGTGGCCCCGCTACGTTCACCTATAACGAGATCGTCGATCTGGTCGCTGCCGCGCTCGGCAAGAGCGTCTGGAAAATCCATCTGCCGCCCGCATTGTTACGTCCCGTCGTGGCACTGTTGGAAGATTTTCCGCAGTTTCCACTGACGCGCACCCAGATGCTCATGCTGCTGGAGGGGAATGAGTGCGACCCGACAGCATGGCGCAGCGCATTCGCTCTGCAGTTAACGCCTTTTGGCACCGGCATTTGTGATTATTTGACGGCCTGA
- the glnE gene encoding bifunctional [glutamate--ammonia ligase]-adenylyl-L-tyrosine phosphorylase/[glutamate--ammonia-ligase] adenylyltransferase, translating to MHPVELATRITTGDRTLLAALATELGFAESRKTAANIEELRGHFPAELLAKVVLDAGHAADPDCALNGLERLTTTLNPDYLIQSLASDTIRQRLLMALGASQFLTNILCRKPRYFENIFVGGATDIPREYPEMIRLLRERIAADANFATLQSGLRSFKREEMLRIATRDLCGLADLQQTTAELADLAAATLQRACEVCATLLRAEYGAPLLDSAESEVSDRGETAQGEAEFCILGMGKLGGRELNFSSDIDLIYLYSSDRGRTGGITDPSGRVKNQISLHQYFVKMGGMITKAIGEATDDGFVFRVDLDLRPGGQRGEMANSLGATEIYYESWGQSWERAAMLKARPVAGALQVGEELLERLIPFIYRRSLDYTMIEDIKRMKQKIDNSLAYKNQEETNLKLGRGGIREIEFFIQALLLIHAGKKPALRERNSLQALALLHDEKLITSEEFQTLHAAYVFLRTIEHRIQIYQERQTHNMPTKEVELRCLARRSGFTDVSAFLAELGRHRDNVAAIYHDLFYSGEEELRDEIRPEIHLLFDASADADLIKDLLAEKGFTNVDRAYDALLALRTSPARLTERAQRLYERITPLLMQAVTDSPEPDMALANLEKFLTVKRARGGFYALLAENPPIIKLLVSLFGTSQYLSRNFILHPEILDTLVSSAHAKTFRERDELRIELVNQLAESDDYEDRLDILRRFRNQEFLRIALNDIHGDMQQGACAMQLTWLADVCLEQAVELACEELLPRFGLPFGQGEDAERAAEFAIIAMGKHGGMELNYHSDLDLIFIYDIAGRTRPVSGTETGRFRELSNQEYFAKLAQRIISILTLATREGYVYQIDTRLRPSGNQGPLVTSLAAFTRYHESSAQLWERQALLKARVIGPAALTRTTEELLTQIVYLRPLPAETRSEIVRLRERMEQEIAHEGDTMFNIKTGRGGMVDVEFLTQYLQLRHGGGFPDLRQVSTLPALTALHREGLIAADDFNGLYDGYKFLRRLENKLRLVHDQSINQLSNDRDYLTKLAQRLGYPEHPLSPHEALLRDYRAWTERIRSAFLHCLAEEVEVPS from the coding sequence TTGCATCCCGTTGAACTCGCCACGCGGATTACCACTGGCGACCGCACTCTCCTGGCGGCACTGGCGACGGAGCTCGGCTTCGCTGAAAGTCGCAAGACTGCCGCCAATATTGAGGAGCTGCGGGGGCACTTTCCCGCCGAGCTGCTGGCAAAAGTAGTCCTTGATGCCGGTCACGCGGCTGACCCCGATTGTGCGCTGAACGGTCTGGAGCGCCTGACGACAACGCTGAATCCGGATTATCTGATTCAATCTTTGGCAAGTGACACCATCCGCCAACGGTTACTGATGGCGCTCGGCGCCTCGCAGTTTTTGACCAACATCCTCTGTCGCAAGCCGCGTTACTTCGAAAATATTTTTGTCGGGGGCGCGACCGATATTCCCCGCGAGTACCCGGAAATGATCCGCCTGCTGCGTGAACGAATCGCCGCCGATGCCAACTTTGCAACGTTACAAAGCGGCTTGCGCTCGTTCAAGCGGGAAGAGATGCTGCGCATCGCGACGCGTGATCTTTGCGGCTTGGCCGATCTTCAGCAGACGACCGCCGAGCTTGCCGATCTGGCGGCAGCGACCCTGCAACGCGCCTGTGAAGTTTGCGCTACCTTGTTGCGCGCCGAGTACGGGGCGCCCCTCCTCGATAGTGCTGAGAGCGAAGTTTCGGACCGCGGCGAAACCGCGCAAGGTGAAGCGGAATTCTGCATCCTCGGCATGGGCAAGCTTGGCGGTCGCGAGCTCAACTTTTCTTCCGATATCGACCTGATCTATCTCTACAGCAGTGATCGGGGGCGGACCGGCGGGATTACCGATCCGAGCGGACGGGTGAAAAACCAGATCTCACTGCACCAGTATTTTGTCAAAATGGGTGGAATGATTACCAAAGCTATCGGCGAAGCGACCGATGACGGTTTTGTTTTTCGGGTTGATCTTGACTTGCGTCCCGGGGGGCAGCGCGGCGAGATGGCGAATTCGCTTGGCGCAACCGAAATCTACTATGAAAGCTGGGGACAGAGCTGGGAACGGGCCGCAATGCTCAAAGCCCGTCCGGTTGCCGGCGCTCTCCAGGTCGGCGAGGAACTGCTGGAGCGCCTGATCCCTTTCATTTATCGCCGCAGTCTCGATTACACCATGATCGAAGATATCAAGCGGATGAAACAAAAGATCGACAACAGCCTGGCGTACAAGAATCAGGAAGAAACGAATCTCAAACTCGGTCGCGGGGGGATTCGCGAAATCGAATTTTTTATTCAGGCGTTGTTGCTTATCCATGCCGGGAAGAAGCCCGCGTTAAGGGAACGCAATTCTCTTCAGGCGCTGGCCTTGCTGCACGATGAAAAACTGATTACCAGCGAAGAATTCCAGACGCTCCATGCCGCCTACGTGTTTTTGCGCACAATCGAACACCGTATTCAGATCTATCAGGAGCGCCAGACGCATAATATGCCGACGAAAGAGGTGGAATTGCGTTGTTTGGCAAGGCGCAGCGGCTTTACCGATGTCAGTGCCTTTCTGGCTGAACTTGGCCGTCACCGTGACAACGTCGCGGCGATCTACCATGACTTGTTCTATTCCGGTGAAGAGGAGCTTCGCGATGAAATTCGGCCGGAGATTCATCTGTTGTTCGATGCTTCGGCAGATGCCGATCTGATCAAGGACCTGCTTGCAGAAAAGGGGTTCACCAACGTCGACAGGGCCTACGACGCGTTGCTCGCATTGCGCACCTCTCCGGCGCGTTTGACCGAACGCGCCCAGCGTCTTTACGAACGGATTACTCCCTTGTTGATGCAAGCGGTGACCGATTCGCCGGAACCGGATATGGCGCTGGCCAATCTGGAAAAATTTCTTACTGTCAAGCGCGCTCGCGGGGGGTTCTACGCCCTGCTGGCAGAGAATCCGCCGATCATCAAACTGCTGGTTTCATTGTTCGGCACCAGTCAGTATCTGTCGCGTAATTTTATTCTTCACCCGGAAATTCTCGATACGCTGGTTTCCAGCGCTCATGCCAAAACCTTTCGCGAACGCGACGAATTGCGGATCGAGCTCGTCAATCAACTGGCCGAGAGTGATGACTATGAAGATCGCCTCGATATTTTGCGGCGGTTTCGCAATCAGGAGTTTTTGCGTATCGCCTTGAATGACATTCACGGCGATATGCAACAGGGGGCGTGTGCCATGCAGCTCACCTGGCTGGCCGACGTTTGTCTGGAACAAGCCGTCGAACTTGCCTGCGAAGAGTTGCTGCCGCGCTTCGGCCTGCCGTTCGGTCAGGGCGAAGACGCAGAACGCGCGGCAGAGTTCGCGATCATCGCCATGGGGAAACATGGCGGCATGGAACTGAACTACCATTCCGATCTCGATCTTATTTTCATTTACGATATTGCTGGACGCACCCGCCCGGTTAGCGGGACGGAAACAGGCCGTTTTCGCGAGCTGTCGAATCAGGAATATTTCGCCAAGCTGGCCCAGCGGATTATCTCGATTCTCACCCTCGCCACCCGCGAGGGGTATGTCTACCAGATTGATACCCGCCTGCGCCCGTCCGGCAATCAGGGTCCGCTGGTGACCAGCCTTGCGGCTTTTACCCGTTACCACGAATCATCCGCCCAGCTCTGGGAACGGCAGGCATTGCTCAAGGCCCGGGTTATCGGTCCCGCCGCACTGACCCGGACGACGGAGGAACTCCTCACCCAAATCGTCTATCTGCGCCCCTTGCCAGCTGAAACCCGAAGTGAGATTGTGCGCTTGCGCGAACGGATGGAGCAGGAAATTGCTCACGAAGGGGATACCATGTTCAATATCAAGACCGGACGGGGGGGGATGGTCGATGTTGAGTTTCTCACCCAATATCTGCAACTGCGCCATGGGGGGGGATTCCCTGACCTGCGGCAGGTCAGCACGCTGCCCGCCCTTACCGCGCTGCATCGCGAAGGGTTGATCGCTGCTGACGATTTTAACGGGTTGTATGACGGGTATAAATTTTTACGTCGGCTCGAAAACAAGCTGCGGCTGGTTCATGATCAGTCAATCAACCAGCTCTCCAATGATCGCGACTATCTGACTAAACTGGCACAGCGTCTCGGTTATCCGGAGCACCCTTTGTCCCCCCATGAGGCACTGCTCAGGGACTATCGGGCATGGACTGAACGCATCCGTAGCGCCTTCTTGCACTGCCTCGCTGAAGAGGTTGAAGTTCCGTCATAA
- a CDS encoding diguanylate cyclase, translating into MNGAIMIIDDSAVARGLASECLLNAGITNRILLVADADSGLGLLRNEKVDLILCDLKMPGINGLEMLQRLQTDPALCDIPVIMLTGDESREDKIRGLEKGASDYVTKPFDAAELSARVKVQLKIKSLQDSLRASNERLQALANTDELTGLSNRRNLFDFLPREFQRSSRTGDHLSLAMIDLDHFKKVNDTYGHQQGDFVLQRIAALLLRNSRPYDLAARFGGEEFALVLPETSLASAAKISDRLREEVCSMIYAAPLENLQQTISIGVAAIPHPRIGDIDSLIREADDALYRAKRNGRNRVESMVD; encoded by the coding sequence ATGAATGGTGCAATTATGATTATTGATGATTCCGCGGTGGCGCGGGGTCTTGCCAGTGAATGTCTGCTCAATGCCGGAATCACCAATCGGATCCTGCTGGTTGCAGATGCAGATTCGGGGTTGGGGTTGCTGCGCAACGAGAAGGTTGACTTGATCCTCTGTGATTTGAAAATGCCGGGGATCAATGGCCTGGAGATGCTGCAAAGATTACAAACGGATCCTGCTTTATGTGACATTCCGGTGATCATGTTGACCGGCGACGAATCACGTGAGGACAAAATTCGCGGGCTGGAAAAAGGTGCCAGCGATTATGTCACCAAGCCGTTCGATGCGGCCGAGCTGTCAGCGCGGGTAAAGGTTCAGTTGAAAATAAAATCGTTGCAGGACAGTTTGCGTGCCAGCAACGAACGCTTGCAGGCCCTGGCCAATACGGATGAGCTGACCGGGTTAAGTAACCGCCGCAACCTGTTTGATTTTTTACCTCGTGAGTTTCAACGCAGCTCGCGAACCGGTGACCATCTGTCACTGGCGATGATTGATCTGGATCATTTCAAAAAAGTAAATGACACTTACGGTCATCAGCAGGGGGATTTTGTGCTGCAACGGATTGCCGCGTTGCTGCTCCGAAACTCACGCCCTTATGATTTGGCGGCGCGTTTCGGCGGCGAGGAGTTTGCGCTGGTTTTACCTGAAACCAGTCTCGCCAGCGCGGCAAAAATTTCCGACCGCTTGCGCGAAGAAGTGTGTAGTATGATCTATGCCGCTCCCCTGGAAAATTTGCAGCAGACCATCAGTATCGGCGTTGCCGCCATCCCTCATCCCCGCATTGGCGACATTGACAGTTTGATTCGCGAAGCGGATGATGCCCTCTATCGGGCCAAACGCAATGGGCGCAACCGGGTCGAATCGATGGTTGATTGA
- the cybH gene encoding Ni/Fe-hydrogenase, b-type cytochrome subunit — MLELRYVWEWPVRITHWVNVVALVVLSVTGLYIGNPFISVSSTTPYVMGWMRFIHYVFAYLFLASFLARMVWMFCGNRYASWREYFPWVTAKGRKRIVGTFAWYTFLRKTPPYEVGHNALAVMAYAGVFALFLVQCITGFAIYGQFEPGSFWFNLSQPLLAVGNQQLRLTHHIIMWLLIGFGIHHVYSAALMDVKEKNGCLSSIFGGYKFVDPDEEVE; from the coding sequence ATGCTGGAACTTCGTTATGTCTGGGAATGGCCGGTTCGCATCACACATTGGGTCAATGTGGTTGCCCTCGTGGTTCTCTCGGTCACCGGACTGTATATCGGTAATCCATTTATCAGTGTGTCATCCACCACACCGTATGTGATGGGCTGGATGCGTTTCATCCACTACGTTTTTGCCTATCTGTTTTTGGCTTCCTTTTTGGCGCGCATGGTGTGGATGTTTTGCGGCAACCGGTACGCAAGCTGGAGAGAGTATTTTCCCTGGGTGACCGCAAAAGGGCGGAAGCGGATTGTCGGCACCTTCGCGTGGTACACCTTTTTGCGCAAAACTCCGCCCTACGAAGTGGGGCACAACGCGTTGGCGGTCATGGCCTACGCGGGCGTCTTCGCGCTCTTTCTGGTGCAGTGCATCACCGGCTTTGCCATCTATGGACAATTCGAGCCGGGCAGTTTCTGGTTTAATCTGAGCCAGCCATTACTGGCGGTTGGCAATCAACAGCTGCGGCTGACGCACCACATCATCATGTGGTTGCTGATTGGCTTCGGTATTCATCACGTTTACAGCGCTGCGCTGATGGACGTAAAGGAAAAGAACGGCTGTCTGAGCAGTATTTTCGGTGGCTACAAATTTGTTGATCCTGATGAGGAGGTTGAATGA
- a CDS encoding hydrogenase small subunit — protein sequence MKEEQTPAAVSIPEETLLKWEARGIKRRDFIKFCTATTAALALPITLVPRVAQAIEDNRVPVIWVELQSCTGDTEAFLRANQPTAAEIILDTLSIEYAETIMAAAGHQAEKSKDDAIKRYQGKYIAIVEGSIPRDGAYCCVGGKSALAIVKEVCGNAAATIAVGNCAAFGGLPAAAPNPTGAMSVQEAVPGATVINLPGCPVNATNLTATVVHFLTFGKLPATDKLGRPLFAHGKRIHDNCERRSHFDAGQYAEAFGDPGHRQGWCLYKLGCKGPETFHNCPTCRYNEGVSWPVMAGHGCIGCSEPGFWDTMSPFYRRLPQVPGFGIETTADQIGLGLAAATAVAFGAHGVASALRKNEHDSKEG from the coding sequence ATGAAAGAGGAGCAAACCCCCGCCGCGGTCTCGATTCCCGAAGAGACTTTGCTGAAGTGGGAAGCCCGAGGCATCAAACGACGGGACTTTATCAAGTTCTGTACCGCGACGACCGCCGCTCTGGCCTTGCCGATCACCCTGGTTCCCCGTGTCGCTCAGGCCATTGAAGACAATCGGGTTCCGGTCATCTGGGTTGAGCTGCAAAGTTGTACCGGGGATACCGAGGCGTTTTTACGCGCCAATCAGCCGACGGCAGCCGAGATTATTCTCGACACATTGTCGATTGAGTATGCCGAGACGATTATGGCGGCCGCCGGTCATCAGGCTGAAAAATCGAAGGACGACGCCATCAAGAGATACCAGGGCAAATATATTGCCATCGTCGAGGGTTCGATCCCGCGTGACGGCGCCTATTGCTGCGTCGGCGGCAAGAGTGCTCTCGCCATTGTCAAGGAAGTCTGCGGCAACGCCGCCGCAACAATCGCGGTCGGCAATTGTGCCGCGTTCGGCGGTTTGCCCGCCGCCGCGCCAAATCCGACCGGGGCCATGTCAGTGCAGGAGGCAGTGCCTGGTGCCACGGTGATCAACCTGCCCGGTTGTCCGGTCAACGCGACCAATCTGACGGCGACCGTCGTCCATTTTCTGACCTTCGGCAAACTGCCCGCAACCGACAAACTCGGTCGCCCGCTCTTCGCTCACGGCAAGCGCATTCATGACAACTGTGAACGGCGCTCACATTTCGATGCCGGTCAGTATGCTGAAGCGTTCGGTGATCCCGGCCATCGTCAGGGCTGGTGTCTGTACAAGTTGGGGTGCAAAGGTCCGGAAACCTTTCATAATTGTCCGACCTGCCGCTACAACGAGGGCGTCAGCTGGCCGGTCATGGCCGGTCATGGTTGCATCGGTTGCTCCGAGCCGGGTTTCTGGGACACGATGAGTCCTTTCTACCGCCGTTTGCCGCAAGTGCCCGGCTTCGGCATTGAAACGACCGCCGACCAGATCGGCCTTGGACTTGCGGCGGCAACCGCTGTTGCATTTGGCGCCCACGGCGTCGCCAGCGCCCTGCGCAAAAACGAACACGATTCGAAGGAGGGCTAA
- a CDS encoding nickel-dependent hydrogenase large subunit, giving the protein MAKRIAVDPITRIEGHLRIEAQIDGGKIVDAWSSSTAFRGVETILKGRDPRDAHHFTQRFCGVCTTVHSMASIRAVEDALKIQIPDNARLIRNLIMGIQNVHDHVIHFYHLHALDWVDIVSALSADPVATSKLAQSISDWPKSSAAYFKGIQERVKAFAGTGRLGPFQNAYWGHSAYKLPPEANLMAVAHYLEALEWQKDVIKIHAILGSKNPHPQTFLVGGMSIPVDPNSQNAINADKIAWMMKLFKKARSFVEQVYIPDLLAVAPFYLDWAAIGGGVGNYLSYGDFPDASGQNFFPRGVITDKDLANVYPMDEKKITESVTNSWYSYQGGDDKALHPYDGETNANYTGPKPPYTWLDTDQKYSWVKSPRYDGRPMEVGPLARVLVAYAHGVPEVQGAVTFVLKTLGAPASALFSTLGRTAARGVDALVLAQKNEEWLLQLADNMGRGILDMHNGEMWDPASWPKEAQGFGWHEAPRGALGHWIRIKNQKIENFQAVVPSTWNAGPRDEKGQRGPYEQALIGTPIADPENPLEILRTIHSFDPCLACAVHVLDITGKEIIKVKAL; this is encoded by the coding sequence ATGGCCAAACGAATAGCCGTTGATCCGATCACCCGTATTGAAGGTCATTTGCGTATCGAAGCGCAGATTGATGGGGGCAAGATTGTTGACGCCTGGAGTTCTTCCACTGCTTTTCGGGGCGTGGAAACTATTCTTAAAGGGCGTGATCCGCGCGATGCTCATCACTTCACCCAGCGCTTTTGCGGGGTTTGCACGACCGTGCATTCGATGGCCAGTATTCGTGCCGTCGAAGATGCTCTGAAGATCCAGATCCCCGACAATGCCCGATTGATCCGCAACCTGATCATGGGGATCCAGAACGTGCATGATCACGTTATCCATTTCTATCACCTGCACGCCCTCGACTGGGTCGATATTGTCAGCGCGCTGAGTGCTGATCCGGTTGCAACCTCGAAGCTGGCACAATCAATCTCGGACTGGCCAAAATCGAGTGCCGCATATTTCAAGGGGATCCAGGAGCGGGTCAAGGCGTTTGCCGGCACCGGTCGTCTTGGCCCGTTCCAGAACGCCTACTGGGGACACAGCGCCTACAAGCTGCCTCCCGAAGCAAACCTGATGGCGGTCGCCCACTATCTCGAAGCCCTCGAATGGCAGAAAGATGTGATTAAAATCCACGCTATCCTCGGTTCGAAAAACCCGCATCCACAGACGTTCCTGGTCGGCGGCATGTCGATCCCGGTTGACCCCAACAGCCAGAATGCCATCAACGCCGACAAGATCGCCTGGATGATGAAACTGTTCAAAAAGGCCCGCTCTTTTGTGGAGCAGGTCTACATCCCTGACCTGCTTGCCGTAGCACCGTTTTACCTCGACTGGGCGGCAATCGGCGGCGGCGTCGGCAACTATCTCTCCTACGGGGATTTCCCCGATGCCAGCGGGCAGAACTTCTTCCCGCGCGGAGTCATCACCGACAAGGATCTGGCCAACGTCTATCCGATGGACGAGAAAAAGATTACCGAGTCGGTCACTAATTCCTGGTACAGCTACCAGGGGGGGGATGACAAAGCGCTCCACCCCTACGACGGCGAAACCAACGCCAATTACACCGGGCCGAAACCGCCCTACACATGGCTCGATACCGACCAGAAATACTCCTGGGTCAAATCGCCCCGTTACGACGGACGACCGATGGAGGTCGGCCCGCTGGCACGCGTCCTGGTGGCCTATGCGCACGGCGTTCCGGAAGTTCAGGGAGCCGTCACTTTCGTCCTCAAAACCCTCGGTGCTCCGGCGTCCGCGCTCTTCTCAACCCTCGGCCGTACCGCCGCGCGCGGGGTTGACGCGCTGGTGCTGGCGCAAAAAAATGAAGAATGGCTGCTGCAACTGGCCGACAATATGGGTCGTGGCATTCTTGACATGCATAACGGCGAGATGTGGGATCCTGCTTCCTGGCCGAAAGAAGCCCAGGGGTTTGGCTGGCACGAAGCACCGCGTGGTGCGCTTGGTCACTGGATCCGGATCAAAAACCAGAAGATCGAAAACTTCCAGGCGGTGGTTCCTTCAACCTGGAATGCCGGTCCGCGTGACGAGAAAGGACAACGGGGTCCGTACGAGCAGGCACTGATTGGCACGCCGATCGCTGACCCGGAGAATCCTCTGGAAATCTTGCGGACAATCCACTCATTTGACCCCTGCCTGGCGTGTGCGGTTCATGTGCTGGATATCACCGGCAAGGAAATCATTAAGGTCAAGGCCCTCTAA